In a single window of the Sander lucioperca isolate FBNREF2018 chromosome 19, SLUC_FBN_1.2, whole genome shotgun sequence genome:
- the cebpz gene encoding CCAAT/enhancer-binding protein zeta isoform X2, protein MASKNKYRKKSKASSKVTFQPEENDMEAENSGGEEDEDPARDGGEDRGKKEEEEFSLDEVLRLGGTQADYILLAGLNDTNELIDGGKKGAIDDLEEGELEKFIAKLGVRAYSGLQVIPDEPEGDDAADAGDTEGKKAKAQKATSPGEPVSNAEQQKVAKKQEEKQKAKKTKDAAKQKQKQNVNVFEFQQRQILLIKPGGKWFDLEYTAEGSSAPQDPHLVSRYKALAQQLFEADVALYKSKKNLQKGANSNWMKTVVSSGVLADRMAAMTVLIQDAPVHTLAHVESLVSMVKKRGSRRMGLMALDTLRELLLSDLLPEHRKLRTFAEHPFDQLEEKASGNRDARDRRLILWYFEHHLKHHMAEFAAALDTVAHDTVAATKAKALATAYELLCNRPEQERALLIQVVNKLGDPEYKTAAKASYLLESLLHKHPNMKAVVCCEVERIMFRPNISAKAQYYAICFLSQVMLSHDEADLAAKLIAIYFSFFRACVKKKDIESKMLSALLSGVNRAYPYASAGDEKVKEQLDTLFRVVHLVKFNTAVQALMLLFQVMDSQQSISDRYYVALYRKLLDTGLSSSSRQSMFLNLLYKSLKADIVLRRVKAFVKRLLQVSAEQSASFACGALFLVSEVMKAKPSLKILLQEDGEGEEEEFKDLAEEKDDDDDDEEERFVDADKLEEGASLETEKAKPTASWVHHQNLEGGKSSHSYDPLHRNPLFCGADHTTLWELQRLAVHFHPSVSLFAKTILQGGSIQYSGDPLQDFTLIRFLDRFVFRNPKQLKGKQNTDSAALTPKHSSLISIPVNCEEFLSKEESQVAVDEIFFHRFFRKRQQEKQLKTRRPRGDGDNDSVEDVDDEEFEKLLDSCEGDSYFTDLAIDDLDFAGNVKSKKGKKDAEDSDSEDSDLDDLDDEEVSLGSMDEEDFGDELDEDGGTFMDADGGGDDEDDDDEEVPELEDAAFGDSDDEMEVPDITPRTKKGKRKSSESLGPKQGKKKGKKDAAMFVSADEFGSLLDENAGSKFDNIGLNAMANTDKAGLKQLKWESQRNDWIQGRDVKTLRRKKTMFNKKKAFGRARAGGKTVGNKKRKK, encoded by the exons ATGGCGTCGAAAAACAAGTACCGAAAAAAATCCAAAGCGAGCAGTAAAGTGACATTTCAGCCTGAAGAAAACGACATGGAGGCTGAAAACAGCGGCGGAGAGGAAGATGAAGACCCGGCACGGGATGGAGGTGAAGACAGAGGgaagaaagaagaggaagagttCAGTCTGGACGAAGTTTTACGGCTGGGAGGAACGCag GCCGACTACATCCTGCTTGCCGGCCTGAACGACACCAACGAGCTCATCGACGGAGGAAAGAAAGGAGCGATAGACGACCTGGAAGAGGGCGAGCTTGAGAAGTTCATTGCCAAACTGGGCGTCCGGGCGTACTCCGGACTGCAGGTCATCCCAGACGAGCCCGAAGGCGACGATGCAGCAGACGCCGGCGATACGGAGGGCAAAAAGGCCAAAGCGCAGAAAGCGACGTCGCCAGGGGAACCCGTATCCAACGCAGAGCAGCAGAAAGTCGCCAAGAAGCAGGAGGAGAAACAGAAGGCCAAGAAGACTAAAGACGCGGCGAAGCAGAAGCAGAAGCAGAACGTGAACGTGTTTGAGTTCCAGCAGCGACAGATCCTGCTGATCAAACCCGGCGGGAAGTGGTTCGACCTGGAATACACGGCCGAGGGCTCGTCGGCGCCGCAGGACCCCCACCTGGTGTCCCGGTACAAGGCGCTCGCCCAGCAGCTGTTCGAGGCCGACGTGGCGCTCTACAAGAGCAAGAAGAACCTGCAGAAAGGGGCCAACTCCAACTGGATGAAGACGGTCGTGTCCTCCGGCGTTCTGGCCGACCGGATGGCAGCCATGACGGTGCTGATCCAGGACGCGCCGGTGCACACGCTGGCGCACGTGGAGAGCCTGGTCTCCATGGTGAAGAAGAGGGGCAGCCGGCGAATGGGTCTGATGGCGCTGGATACGCTGCGCGAGCTGCTCTTGTCCGACCTGTTGCCGGAGCACCGGAAGCTCCGCACCTTCGCCGAGCACCCGTTCGACCAGCTGGAGGAGAAGGCCAGCGGCAACCGCGACGCCCGCGACCGGCGCCTCATCCTCTGGTACTTCGAGCACCACCTGAAGCACCACATGGCGGAGTTCGCGGCGGCCCTGGACACGGTGGCCCACGACACGGTGGCGGCCACCAAGGCCAAGGCTCTGGCCACCGCGTACGAGTTGCTGTGCAACCGGCCGGAGCAGGAGCGCGCACTGCTCATCCAGGTGGTCAACAAGCTGGGCGACCCCGAGTACAAGACGGCGGCCAAGGCGTCCTACCTGCTGGAGTCGCTGCTGCACAAGCACCCCAACATGAAGGCGGTGGTGTGCTGCGAGGTGGAGCGCATCATGTTCCGGCCCAACATCAGCGCCAAGGCGCAGTACTACGCCATCTGCTTCCTCAGCCAGGTGATGCTGAGCCACGACGAGGCCGACCTCGCCGCCAAGCTCATCGCCATCTACTTCTCCTTCTTCCGCGCCTGCGTCAAGAAGAAGGACATCGAGTCGAAGATGCTGAGCGCGCTGCTGTCGGGCGTGAACCGGGCGTATCCCTACGCCAGCGCCGGGGACGAGAAGGTGAAGGAGCAGCTGGACACGCTGTTCAGGGTGGTTCACCTGGTGAAGTTCAACACGGCCGTGCAGGCGCTCATGCTGCTCTTCCAGGTGATGGACTCCCAGCAGAGCATCTCCGACCGATACTACGTCGCTCTCTACAG GAAGCTGCTGGACACGGGGCTGTCGTCGTCCTCCAGACAGAGCATGTTCCTCAACCTGCTGTACAAGTCTCTGAAGGCGGACATCGTGCTGCGGCGGGTCAAAGCCTTCGTCAAGCGACTGCTGCAGGTCAGCGCCGAGCAGAGCGCCAGCTTCGCCTGCGGGGCGCTCTTCCTGGTGTCGGAGGTCATGAAGGCCAAACCGAGCCTCAAGATCCTGCTGCAGGAGGACGGG gagggggaggaggaggagttcaAAGACCTCGCTGAAGagaaagatgatgatgatgatgatgaagaggagcGTTTTGTGGACGCCGACAAACTGGAGGAAGGAGCGAGTTTAGAGACGGAGAAGGCAAAGCCCACTGCATCATGGGTACATCACCAGAACCTGGAAG GAGGGAAGAGCAGTCACAGCTATGACCCGCTGCACAGAAACCCGTTATTCTGCGGCGCCGACCACACCACGTTATGGGAACTGCAGAGG CTCGCCGTGCACTTCCACCCCTCCGTGTCGCTGTTCGCAAAAACCATCCTGCAG GGGGGGTCCATCCAGTACTCAGGTGACCCTCTGCAGGACTTCACCCTCATCAGATTCTTGGATCGATTCGTCTTCAGAAACCCCAAACAGCTGAAGGGAAAAC AAAACACAGACTCTGCAGCGCTGACGCCCAAACACAGTTCTCTCATCTCTATACCAG TGAACTGTGAGGAGTTTCTGTCTAAAGAGGAGAGTCAGGTCGCTGTGGATGAAATCTTCTTCCATCG CTTCTTTAGGAAACGTCAGCAGGAGAAGCAGCTTAAGACTCGCCGGCCGCGAGGAGACGGCGATAACGACAGCGTGGAGGACGTGGACGACGAAGAGTTTGAGAAATTACTCG ATTCCTGTGAGGGAGACTCGTACTTCACGGACCTGGCCATCGATGATCTGGACTTTGCAGG taatGTGAAGAGTAAAAAGGGGAAGAAAGACGCGGAGGACTCAGACTCGGAGGACTCGGACCTGGACGACCTGGACGACGAGGAGGTGTCCCTGGGCAGTATGGACGAGGAAGACTTCGGAGACGAGCTGGACGAGGACGGAGGGACGTTCATGGATGCTGATGGGGGtggagatgatgaagatgatgatgatgaagaag ttccagagctggaggatgctGCATTCGGTG ATTCAGACGATGAGATGGAAGTTCCAGACATCACTCCTCGGACCAAGAAGGGGAAAAGGAAGTCCTCAGAATCTTTAG GTCCGAAACagggaaagaagaaaggaaagaaagatgcAGCCATGTTTGTTTCTGCTGACGAG TTTGGCTCCCTGTTGGATGAAAATGCCGGCTCTAAGTTTGACAACATCGGACTGAATGCGATGGCCAACACCGACAAAGCAG GCCTGAAGCAGTTGAAGTGGGAGTCTCAGCGCAACGATTGGATCCAAGGCCGCGACGTCAAGACGCTGCGCAGGAAGAAGACCATGTTCAACAAAAAGAAGGCGTTTGGTCGAGCCAGGGCAGGAGGCAAGACGGTTGGCaacaaaaagaggaagaagTAG
- the cebpz gene encoding CCAAT/enhancer-binding protein zeta isoform X1, protein MASKNKYRKKSKASSKVTFQPEENDMEAENSGGEEDEDPARDGGEDRGKKEEEEFSLDEVLRLGGTQADYILLAGLNDTNELIDGGKKGAIDDLEEGELEKFIAKLGVRAYSGLQVIPDEPEGDDAADAGDTEGKKAKAQKATSPGEPVSNAEQQKVAKKQEEKQKAKKTKDAAKQKQKQNVNVFEFQQRQILLIKPGGKWFDLEYTAEGSSAPQDPHLVSRYKALAQQLFEADVALYKSKKNLQKGANSNWMKTVVSSGVLADRMAAMTVLIQDAPVHTLAHVESLVSMVKKRGSRRMGLMALDTLRELLLSDLLPEHRKLRTFAEHPFDQLEEKASGNRDARDRRLILWYFEHHLKHHMAEFAAALDTVAHDTVAATKAKALATAYELLCNRPEQERALLIQVVNKLGDPEYKTAAKASYLLESLLHKHPNMKAVVCCEVERIMFRPNISAKAQYYAICFLSQVMLSHDEADLAAKLIAIYFSFFRACVKKKDIESKMLSALLSGVNRAYPYASAGDEKVKEQLDTLFRVVHLVKFNTAVQALMLLFQVMDSQQSISDRYYVALYRKLLDTGLSSSSRQSMFLNLLYKSLKADIVLRRVKAFVKRLLQVSAEQSASFACGALFLVSEVMKAKPSLKILLQEDGEGEEEEFKDLAEEKDDDDDDEEERFVDADKLEEGASLETEKAKPTASWVHHQNLEGGKSSHSYDPLHRNPLFCGADHTTLWELQRLAVHFHPSVSLFAKTILQGGSIQYSGDPLQDFTLIRFLDRFVFRNPKQLKGKQNTDSAALTPKHSSLISIPVNCEEFLSKEESQVAVDEIFFHRFFRKRQQEKQLKTRRPRGDGDNDSVEDVDDEEFEKLLDSCEGDSYFTDLAIDDLDFAGNVKSKKGKKDAEDSDSEDSDLDDLDDEEVSLGSMDEEDFGDELDEDGGTFMDADGGGDDEDDDDEEVPELEDAAFGGTDSDDEMEVPDITPRTKKGKRKSSESLGPKQGKKKGKKDAAMFVSADEFGSLLDENAGSKFDNIGLNAMANTDKAGLKQLKWESQRNDWIQGRDVKTLRRKKTMFNKKKAFGRARAGGKTVGNKKRKK, encoded by the exons ATGGCGTCGAAAAACAAGTACCGAAAAAAATCCAAAGCGAGCAGTAAAGTGACATTTCAGCCTGAAGAAAACGACATGGAGGCTGAAAACAGCGGCGGAGAGGAAGATGAAGACCCGGCACGGGATGGAGGTGAAGACAGAGGgaagaaagaagaggaagagttCAGTCTGGACGAAGTTTTACGGCTGGGAGGAACGCag GCCGACTACATCCTGCTTGCCGGCCTGAACGACACCAACGAGCTCATCGACGGAGGAAAGAAAGGAGCGATAGACGACCTGGAAGAGGGCGAGCTTGAGAAGTTCATTGCCAAACTGGGCGTCCGGGCGTACTCCGGACTGCAGGTCATCCCAGACGAGCCCGAAGGCGACGATGCAGCAGACGCCGGCGATACGGAGGGCAAAAAGGCCAAAGCGCAGAAAGCGACGTCGCCAGGGGAACCCGTATCCAACGCAGAGCAGCAGAAAGTCGCCAAGAAGCAGGAGGAGAAACAGAAGGCCAAGAAGACTAAAGACGCGGCGAAGCAGAAGCAGAAGCAGAACGTGAACGTGTTTGAGTTCCAGCAGCGACAGATCCTGCTGATCAAACCCGGCGGGAAGTGGTTCGACCTGGAATACACGGCCGAGGGCTCGTCGGCGCCGCAGGACCCCCACCTGGTGTCCCGGTACAAGGCGCTCGCCCAGCAGCTGTTCGAGGCCGACGTGGCGCTCTACAAGAGCAAGAAGAACCTGCAGAAAGGGGCCAACTCCAACTGGATGAAGACGGTCGTGTCCTCCGGCGTTCTGGCCGACCGGATGGCAGCCATGACGGTGCTGATCCAGGACGCGCCGGTGCACACGCTGGCGCACGTGGAGAGCCTGGTCTCCATGGTGAAGAAGAGGGGCAGCCGGCGAATGGGTCTGATGGCGCTGGATACGCTGCGCGAGCTGCTCTTGTCCGACCTGTTGCCGGAGCACCGGAAGCTCCGCACCTTCGCCGAGCACCCGTTCGACCAGCTGGAGGAGAAGGCCAGCGGCAACCGCGACGCCCGCGACCGGCGCCTCATCCTCTGGTACTTCGAGCACCACCTGAAGCACCACATGGCGGAGTTCGCGGCGGCCCTGGACACGGTGGCCCACGACACGGTGGCGGCCACCAAGGCCAAGGCTCTGGCCACCGCGTACGAGTTGCTGTGCAACCGGCCGGAGCAGGAGCGCGCACTGCTCATCCAGGTGGTCAACAAGCTGGGCGACCCCGAGTACAAGACGGCGGCCAAGGCGTCCTACCTGCTGGAGTCGCTGCTGCACAAGCACCCCAACATGAAGGCGGTGGTGTGCTGCGAGGTGGAGCGCATCATGTTCCGGCCCAACATCAGCGCCAAGGCGCAGTACTACGCCATCTGCTTCCTCAGCCAGGTGATGCTGAGCCACGACGAGGCCGACCTCGCCGCCAAGCTCATCGCCATCTACTTCTCCTTCTTCCGCGCCTGCGTCAAGAAGAAGGACATCGAGTCGAAGATGCTGAGCGCGCTGCTGTCGGGCGTGAACCGGGCGTATCCCTACGCCAGCGCCGGGGACGAGAAGGTGAAGGAGCAGCTGGACACGCTGTTCAGGGTGGTTCACCTGGTGAAGTTCAACACGGCCGTGCAGGCGCTCATGCTGCTCTTCCAGGTGATGGACTCCCAGCAGAGCATCTCCGACCGATACTACGTCGCTCTCTACAG GAAGCTGCTGGACACGGGGCTGTCGTCGTCCTCCAGACAGAGCATGTTCCTCAACCTGCTGTACAAGTCTCTGAAGGCGGACATCGTGCTGCGGCGGGTCAAAGCCTTCGTCAAGCGACTGCTGCAGGTCAGCGCCGAGCAGAGCGCCAGCTTCGCCTGCGGGGCGCTCTTCCTGGTGTCGGAGGTCATGAAGGCCAAACCGAGCCTCAAGATCCTGCTGCAGGAGGACGGG gagggggaggaggaggagttcaAAGACCTCGCTGAAGagaaagatgatgatgatgatgatgaagaggagcGTTTTGTGGACGCCGACAAACTGGAGGAAGGAGCGAGTTTAGAGACGGAGAAGGCAAAGCCCACTGCATCATGGGTACATCACCAGAACCTGGAAG GAGGGAAGAGCAGTCACAGCTATGACCCGCTGCACAGAAACCCGTTATTCTGCGGCGCCGACCACACCACGTTATGGGAACTGCAGAGG CTCGCCGTGCACTTCCACCCCTCCGTGTCGCTGTTCGCAAAAACCATCCTGCAG GGGGGGTCCATCCAGTACTCAGGTGACCCTCTGCAGGACTTCACCCTCATCAGATTCTTGGATCGATTCGTCTTCAGAAACCCCAAACAGCTGAAGGGAAAAC AAAACACAGACTCTGCAGCGCTGACGCCCAAACACAGTTCTCTCATCTCTATACCAG TGAACTGTGAGGAGTTTCTGTCTAAAGAGGAGAGTCAGGTCGCTGTGGATGAAATCTTCTTCCATCG CTTCTTTAGGAAACGTCAGCAGGAGAAGCAGCTTAAGACTCGCCGGCCGCGAGGAGACGGCGATAACGACAGCGTGGAGGACGTGGACGACGAAGAGTTTGAGAAATTACTCG ATTCCTGTGAGGGAGACTCGTACTTCACGGACCTGGCCATCGATGATCTGGACTTTGCAGG taatGTGAAGAGTAAAAAGGGGAAGAAAGACGCGGAGGACTCAGACTCGGAGGACTCGGACCTGGACGACCTGGACGACGAGGAGGTGTCCCTGGGCAGTATGGACGAGGAAGACTTCGGAGACGAGCTGGACGAGGACGGAGGGACGTTCATGGATGCTGATGGGGGtggagatgatgaagatgatgatgatgaagaag ttccagagctggaggatgctGCATTCGGTGG caCAGATTCAGACGATGAGATGGAAGTTCCAGACATCACTCCTCGGACCAAGAAGGGGAAAAGGAAGTCCTCAGAATCTTTAG GTCCGAAACagggaaagaagaaaggaaagaaagatgcAGCCATGTTTGTTTCTGCTGACGAG TTTGGCTCCCTGTTGGATGAAAATGCCGGCTCTAAGTTTGACAACATCGGACTGAATGCGATGGCCAACACCGACAAAGCAG GCCTGAAGCAGTTGAAGTGGGAGTCTCAGCGCAACGATTGGATCCAAGGCCGCGACGTCAAGACGCTGCGCAGGAAGAAGACCATGTTCAACAAAAAGAAGGCGTTTGGTCGAGCCAGGGCAGGAGGCAAGACGGTTGGCaacaaaaagaggaagaagTAG